In Lolium rigidum isolate FL_2022 chromosome 3, APGP_CSIRO_Lrig_0.1, whole genome shotgun sequence, the genomic window tggcgagcgccgcgtggacgtgtccgtgcactggtgacgtcgccatgccgttggcggcgtacctggagcgtaccgggcgcggcgatggcgggtcgtggcgtcgtcctctcgttcaacggcgggtacgggcgatctTCTCGGGATCGTGGGCGACGCGTTTGACAAGGTTGCTTAGGGCTGGAGaggcagggagagaggggtgagcgtcgaggggcgacgtggccggcatggccatggccggccatgttctggtcgtgtccatggtgtgtttttgcatgggctaggtagagGAAGGTCCAATGCACTGAATTGAGCCAAGAATTGATCAAGGAGTGGTCTGGTTTGATCAATTTCAAaaatgtgatgatcttgtttttgttaaaaagtctctactttgcttgatcctagctcttgatccaagatgaatttggtatggtccactttacaaaagttgttcattgtgttgtatacttggatggcatgcaaagagttggaggtgtttggtttagaaattttgaaatagagaggctcaaagtgatgaccagattgtaattgtcaaaaatgaccattatcttatgtgagcaaGTTTTAATTCTTAGCTTTGATTTAATTGAGgtttctttgattctcaaagttgtaataactatttAATAACCTATTACCACTAGTGGTGAAGACTaattgggtctagggtcaaagtttgtaaaaatatcatatgtcatatgttagggtttttagggttttattcttatttgatttctttctctttttcatttatttgtttggtgatcatcatgggatcactctagggttgtggagtttattacatacacaagataacactcatcatggcatagcactcaaaatgcacaagtcctatgcagggcactatatgaattttgaaaagtttttgttggttctcaaatttggataattggattggttcttcttcctttatttgaaatttgaggtgttacaacttagttgagcctagcatatttagggtttgtgcttgtaaactaaacgttagtttaattccacattcttacaagccaaatccgtaagagtatttaaacgcctattcaacccccctctaggtgacatctcgtcctttcactgtGCCATTAGATCAGCATGTACATGCCACATAGATTCATCACCTCACATGGAGTACCTTGCAGGGAGGTACTGAGGTGCATCAACATGGTCTCTGCGGATCTGGCCGACAGTCGACACCCTCACCGATGCAACAATCTCAAGGTACAGATATTCCAGGTATTCTTCAACACTCCATGGCTGAAATCTTTTAAATTGAAGTTGGGATTCTTCTCATAGTTTAGTCTTTTACCTGAACTAAGTGCTGGTTTCAGTTAATGACACGTCCCCTTCATCCCTTCAGCACATTGCCCACATCATTTTACGAGTGATAGTAGTTGTGGTACTGCTTTCTTTTGACATTGGCATAAATCTCGGTGTGCCTAAACCTCCTACATCATGTGTTTTCTCTGGAGATCATTTTTATATGCAACATATTACATATGTTTGGTGCTTGGGCAGGAGCACCAATGTGACATAGATTTACTTTATACATATCGATCGAGCTACAAGTGAAGTTTCAGGGTCTACATACTATTTACAATACGGTTGATTGAAGATTCATATATTGCCTAATGCTTGATGAAATGTCTCTGCTATATTTCCAATTAAACGATTGAGAAGGTGACAATATTTAAAATCTTTTGTCGCCAGGTTAATTCCCTCTATCTCAATCATGTTATAATGTTGCAAATAGACATGCAATGGTTTTAATCAAGTGCACGCAATGGTTGATTTTGACTGATTGTAACTGAAGTACAGATCATATTTCAGGAATATTAATATATATTTCAGTTTTTTGAACAAGTGTGAACGTGTATATTTTGCAGGCAATATTTTTTACGTTTGCCATATACAAAACTCAGATTACATCTTTCTAATATGTATGCATCGTTTCGACTGGATTAGAGGTATATTGCTTGAGTTAACGTTCAAATTTAAGCTATTGAGTGTACTTCTGATTTGCAGGTTACATATGCAGCGGGCTAGCAGCCACTAGATGTGATCTCATTTACAAAaatttctaaaatgtcttgggaaTTTTACATTCACTCATTTCAATTAACCTTCTGATCTCTATAGAGGCCATGTTTGCCAATATTCTCAACTCCAAGATGTTTTGGTTATCAACATTTGCTGACGGGTTCTAATTAAAAGTTTAGTGTTCCTTGAGTTGATAGTGTGTAAACTTAAGAAACTGAAGAGCATCATAATCTGTATTTACAAAAAAAATCCTTAATAGCTAAGAAACCCATTGTTATTCTCTTCCTTACTGATTCACATTATAAAATGAAATACCTCATGCATTGGATCATGTTCATCCAAGAAATGTGTGGATCAGGAATTCAATATATTGGCCAGATGCCAATTTTATCGATAATCACTGCAATAAAAAAACAAAGTACCAAAAACTTAATTGCATCTAAAAttctcgcagcaacgcgcggggtattatcTAGTCTTCCTAGTGAACGCATGCGTGAACTAGGATTAGAACCATGGTGTATAGCATTATACTCATGTGAATCCGGCACATCGACAAAACGAGGTGGTCATGTAAATTACATTCAAGTAGTTACAAAAAATTCAACCTTCAATTAACAGACATTCATAAGTATGATTTACTATTTAAAAACGTTGGATAGAAGACCAATTTTGAAAGAGAAAATAATTACCAAGCCATGTATATGTTTGACCTCGAAAATTAAGGCATAATGCACGAATCTACACTTAAGATATATAGGAATACATGTTTgaagagatttgcaagaactttcaCTTTCCAACCGACACCAGGATACGGGGGCAACGTATAGCTACAAGCAACAGCGGCGGACAACACATAGCAATGGTCATAGTCAAAGCTTGATCGATCGATCCCTGACAAGTGGACTGACCAAAACTATATTCCTTTTCCTCTCATCTACTCAAACATGGGGCCGATCAGACACGTCCCCTATCCAGAGAGTCGCTGAGCTGTTGTTCATGACTCCAAGTAGGAAGTGACTTCAGTGTACTGTTGCGTCACAGCACCGCCGTCCGTTGCAATAGATAAATATACAAACCGAAGTACACAATCGATCTCTCCCTCTCGCCCAAAAGAGAAAATGGTCAGTTTGCATGCAGTTGCAGAACCAATTTGGAGATTGCCATGAATGCACTGAAACAGCTGCTAGCTAGAAGAACTAAGTGTAGGCAGTAGCAAATGTGATCAAGATCAGTGAGACTGAGAGATATATGTATGGTAGCCAGGAATAGAAGCTTCTTAAAAATCTTGCAATTAATGGAACGGCCGGTGGCGAACAAAAGTAACACTGCTGCTGCTACTACATGTCAAACTAGTACTTCTACTGACTACGACGAGCCCGATCACCGTCCTCTGTTGGAGGAAGGAAAAGCCAATTGAAATGTAGAATATGGTGCAAGTGGGCGCCCCTTGCACCCCTGGTTAACAACAAGGTGGATACGCGAAAACCGGCCAATGCTGCATGCTTCTACCTACACTCGACCGCTGCTCGCCACCGATCCCGATAATCCCTCTCTCTGTTATTGCCGCGTCACGTACCATCTCTCTTCGCACAGTTGCGCTGCCCATGGATCATCATCTTggatgcggcggcggtggcggtggcagctCTGGCTTGATGCCGCCCCGGCCGTGGCGGTCCAGAAGCTCCCGCGCCAGCGACTGCAGGTCGCCGCTCCCGCCGCCCGCCGAGCCctccgccatgctggaggaagcCCTGGGCGCCGGCGCGCCGTATGACTGCTGACGGAGCTGGTGCTGGTGATGCTGCTGCATCGCCCACTGCGGCTGCGCCGGCGGGTCGAAGAGCGCGGAGAGATCGATGCTGGTCGGGATGGCGGTGGTCGACGGGAGGTCCGCGATGGAGAACTGGGCCGGCATCGCCATCGGCATTTGCGGCGCGACCGGCAGCGCCGGCGACGGCAGCTCCAGGGTGGCCAGGTGAGCCTGCAGGTAGGTCAGCTCGGCCTGGAGATTCACCACCTGGGGAGCACAGACATACATTCATGCGTCAGTACAGCTTCAAATCACACAGCATGACAACAATCATATATGTACAGAAAGCATGCATGGAGCTAACTGTGAAGCGATCGAAAGAAGATCATGTTAGATTACTGGTCCTGAAAAAACAAAGGGGAATTTGGCTGGAACTTCTAGAACTAGAGATTGGTGCTAGCTAGGGCTTACTAATTTCTTTTCATGGGGGGCAGATCGAGATCGAGAGCTAAGCAGTCAGCGCCACCACCACTCCTTGGTCTCTGTTGAAGCTCCAAAGCCCGAGATGGTACGTGCGCACGTGGCGTGAAGGGTGTGTGTAGGATCTACGGCTGGGGAGGGGATCGGACGACGTCCCGGGGTCGACGGATGAGACGTCGTGCGCATATCATTTGCTTGATGGATCGCAAACTGGGGAAGCAGCCTCCCGGTTTAGCGCTTGGCG contains:
- the LOC124697216 gene encoding LOB domain-containing protein 30-like, which produces MSSGGGASTLGGCGGGPSGSGGSGGGGLGGGGGGPCGACKFLRRKCVSGCIFAPYFDSEQGAAHFAAVHKVFGASNVSKLLLQIPSHKRLDAVVTICYEAQARLRDPVYGCVAHIFALQQQVVNLQAELTYLQAHLATLELPSPALPVAPQMPMAMPAQFSIADLPSTTAIPTSIDLSALFDPPAQPQWAMQQHHQHQLRQQSYGAPAPRASSSMAEGSAGGGSGDLQSLARELLDRHGRGGIKPELPPPPPPHPR